A window of the Brassica oleracea var. oleracea cultivar TO1000 chromosome C1, BOL, whole genome shotgun sequence genome harbors these coding sequences:
- the LOC106328498 gene encoding LOW QUALITY PROTEIN: uncharacterized protein LOC106328498 (The sequence of the model RefSeq protein was modified relative to this genomic sequence to represent the inferred CDS: deleted 1 base in 1 codon) — protein sequence MLFDDSNINGLISLILIEAERRIAAIKAIRDIEIEQSLTAQRLLCSYFTEEQLETPVLDFFKENLPDVSIEVEDNGEIEFKWNHNTGLSAENRMLASHDALQASEVIGGQRLHFGMTAPKTRRQPKPGEMMLSVHGTPLGVYEENLN from the exons ATGTTATTCGACGACTCTAATATTAATGGGCTCATAAGCCTTATTCTAATCGAGG CTGAAAGACGTATTGCTGCGATTAAGGCAATCCGTGATATTGAGATTGAACAGAGCTTAACTGCACAGAGGTTACTCTGCTCATATTTCACTGAGGAACAGTTAGAGACACCTGTGTTGGACTTCTTCAAAGAGAACCTTCCTGATGTCTCTATCGAAGTCGAAGATAATGGGGAGATT GAGTTCAAGTGGAATCACAATACTG GTCTTTCAGCCGAGAACCGAATGCTTGCAAGCCATGATGCTCTTCAGGCCTCTGAG GTAATTGGAGGGCAAAGACTTCATTTTGGGATGACAGCACCAAAGACTCGGAGGCAACCAAAACCTGGAGAGATGATGCTCTCTGTGCATGGCACTCCTTTGGGGGTCTATGAAGAAAATCTAAACTAA